A genomic segment from Chanos chanos chromosome 2, fChaCha1.1, whole genome shotgun sequence encodes:
- the apln gene encoding apelin produces MNVKTLTLVVLLLLSLLCSASAGPMASTEHSKEVEEVGSMRTPVRQSPGRAGRSQRPSGWRRRRPRPRLSHKGPMPF; encoded by the exons ATGAATGTGAAGACCCTGACGTTGGTGGTTCTGCTGCTGTTGTCTCTGCTGTGTTCAGCCAGTGCTG GTCCCATGGCCTCCACCGAGCATAGcaaggaggtggaggaggtgggaaGCATGCGGACTCCTGTTCGGCAGAGCCCGGGCAGAGCCGGCCGGAGCCAACGACCCTCCGGCTGGAGGAGGAGACGTCCTCGACCCCGCCTCTCCCACAAGGGGCCCATGCCGTTCTAG
- the vimr2 gene encoding type III intermediate filament codes for MAMLRVSSYRRLFEEDQWSQTGAVSQRCGGQYLRSSARTAVSEWTEPDFAAARALNREGVTRFARERSLIAALNDRLANLIDVARCLEEENESLEAQIEELEERLKMEKESSTVSISRPDDSCLDAIVERLRREKEEILHDTELLRSELQSLQARHEDVVEQKTLLQLEREDVAVEVDEVTADCLALREQVAIYEEQLATMERQQATRLEMLSEPVDSDGSLGVALDFPAVDITPAIMDIKEYYCQLAESLQFESKAVTEGGLGKRDQLVEVTGGKVKDVSKETDVNALKDLITELQKELAELERHGEDLEAEIETKRETHLEEIAELEASAAGLEEELGDLQAQMKEQCGDYEELLSEKMALDIEIAAYRGLVEEEGKRLWYL; via the exons GACTGCAGTGAGTGAATGGACTGAGCCAGACTTTGCTGCGGCCCGTGCTCTGAATAGAGAGGGTGTGACTCGGTTTGCCCGAGAGCGTTCTCTCATCGCTGCTCTTAATGACCGCCTGGCCAACCTTATTGATGTG gcTCGTTGTCTGGAAGAGGAGAATGAATCTCTGGAGGCTCAAATCGAGGAATTAGAGGAGagactgaaaatggaaaaggaatCTTCCACTGTCTCCATCAGCCGACCTGACGACTCCTGCCTGGACGCTATTGTGGAGAGACTGCGTCGAGAGAAG GAGGAGATTCTGCATGACACTGAGCTTCTGAGGAGCGAGCTGCAGAGTCTGCAGGCGCGACATGAGGATGTGGTGGAGCAGAAAACCCTTCTACAACTGGAAAGGGAAGATGTCGCTGTG GAGGTGGATGAAGTGACTGCTGACTGCCTGGCCCTGAGAGAACAGGTGGCTATATATGAAGAACAACTAGCCACAATGGAGCGACAGCAGGCGACT AGGCTTGAGATGCTGTCGGAACCCGTGGACAGTGATGGTTCCCTTGGCGTAGCTTTGGACTTCCCTGCCGTTGACATCACCCCAGCCATTATGGACATCAAGGAGTATTACTGCCAACTGGCAGAAAGTCTACAG TTTGAGTCGAAGGCCGTCACAGAGGGGGGGCTAGGCAAACGGGACCAACTGGTCGAAGTGACTGGAGGCAAGGTGAAGGACGTTTCCAAGGAGACGGACGTGAACGCTCTGAAGGACCTG ATTACTGAACTGCAAAAAGAGCTTGCTGAGTTGGAAAGACATGGAGAAGATCTGGAGGCAGAAATAGAGACTAAGAGAGAAACTCATCTGGAGGAGATTGCAGAACTGGAG GCCTCTGCTGCTGGGCTGGAGGAGGAGCTGGGTGATCTCCAGGCCCAGAtgaaggagcagtgtggagattATGAGGAATTACTCAGTGAGAAAATGGCTCTGGACATCGAAATTGCTGCCTACAG GGGTTTGGTGgaggaggaaggaaaaagaTTGTGGTACCTGTag